A single window of Leishmania panamensis strain MHOM/PA/94/PSC-1 chromosome 35 sequence DNA harbors:
- a CDS encoding hypothetical protein (TriTrypDB/GeneDB-style sysID: LpmP.35.3460), with the protein MFRRSSSVMRRAASVFLKEPGQAKPFQETLAACKAENRDLASMLSSDFLLLQSKLFKYRIARLGEETRYVMKHPLDCFPSANMMLVHLITLPVVFFSALCIGRGSNRPLVKPPVAETEEAAAGRAPVAAAAGDQKDQK; encoded by the coding sequence ATGTTCCGCCGCTCCTCGTCTGTGATGCGACGCGCTGCCAGCGTCTTCCTCAAGGAGCCTGGCCAGGCCAAGCCTTTCCAGGAGACACTGGCAGCTTGCAAAGCCGAGAACAGGGACTTGGCCAGTATGCTTAGCTCCGACTTCCTGCTACTACAATCAAAGCTCTTCAAGTATCGCATAGCCCGGCTCGGGGAAGAGACTCGGTATGTGATGAAGCATCCGCTCGACTGTTTCCCCTCGGCGAATATGATGCTTGTTCACCTCATCACCCTACCTGTTGTCTTTTTCTCCGCCCTGTGCATTGGCCGTGGCTCTAATCGTCCCCTCGTGAAGCCCCCGGTTgcggagacggaggaggcagcggcaggtagAGCGCccgtagcagcagctgccggagATCAAAAAGACCAGAAGTAG